The following are encoded together in the Citrus sinensis cultivar Valencia sweet orange chromosome 1, DVS_A1.0, whole genome shotgun sequence genome:
- the LOC102607536 gene encoding AP-4 complex subunit sigma, with the protein MGIRFILMVNKQGQTRLAQYYEWLTLEERRALEGEIVRKCLARTEQQCSFVEHRNYKIVYRRYASLFFLVGVDNDENELAILEFIHLLVETMDRHFGNVCELDIMFHLEKAHFMLEEMVMNGCIVETSKSNILSPIQLMEKMS; encoded by the exons ATGGGGATCAGATTCATATTGATGGTGAACAAACAAGGGCAGACTCGTCTTGCCCAGTACTACGAATGGCTCACTCTCGAAGAACGTCGCGCCCTTGAGGGCGAAATTGTTCGCAAATGCCTTGCCCGCACCGAACAACAG TGTTCTTTTGTTGAGCATCGCAACTACAAAATTGTTTACAGGCGCTATGCGTCTCTGTTTTTCTTGGTTGGGGTCGACAATGATGAA AATGAGCTTGCTATATTGGAGTTCATACACTTGTTAGTCGAAACCATGGACCGTCACTTTGGCAATGTG TGTGAGCTAGACATCATGTTCCATTTGGAGAAAGCCCATTTTATGCTGGAGGAAATGGTCATGAATGGTTGTATTGTGGAGACAAGCAAATCAAACATTCTGTCACCGATACAACTGATGGAGAAAATGTCTTGA